ACCTCGCGAGTGGGATGTTACCCTGTCTTCGGATTTCTTGCATTACAAGAAATCCGTATTAAACATTCTTAAACCAGGACAAACATCAAGACCCCGACATTAACGGCTTGTCGTACATGATTTAGGCATATAAGGGACCAGGGAGTTGCTAATTGTGACATCCCAAGGTCCTTTTCGCCTGATGACACGTTCATTATTCAGCATAAAAGGATTTTGCTGTGCGAAAATAGTCCCCTGGTGAAACTGACTCTACCCGATGGGCAATCTTTGATGGTATGCTTGTCATATCCCGTGGAGAGGAGAAGACGGTGAACCAGGAAAAGGCAGAAGCATTGTTTGATGCCGCATTTCGTGTTTTGCGCATGATGGCACGTCAGTTTGCGCGTGATCGTGCGCCATGGCACATTACACCAACGCAATATCATATTTTATATTTGATTCGGGATCGGCGGACCCTGACGCTTATGGATATGGCTAAACACTTGCAGGTGTCTGCACCGACAGCCACCCGGGCGGTTGATGCGTTAGTGCAAAAAGG
The Sulfobacillus thermosulfidooxidans DNA segment above includes these coding regions:
- a CDS encoding MarR family winged helix-turn-helix transcriptional regulator, with the protein product MNQEKAEALFDAAFRVLRMMARQFARDRAPWHITPTQYHILYLIRDRRTLTLMDMAKHLQVSAPTATRAVDALVQKGLLCKERDPQDRRLVWLRLSDEGIRLLSLERAEHVKFLAQEADDKLSRDEQDQLIALLNKLIPPASSEKQ